The Candidatus Angelobacter sp. genome contains a region encoding:
- a CDS encoding response regulator, giving the protein MDEQIRILVFDDDATDAELIRRALRRHDAGFQVGCVSTEREYLAALRDFSPSVILSDYKLPLCGGAFALKMAREMCPEVPFIFVSGFVQDGVATELLRRGARAYTSKNELDQLGPIIDRALAEGAPKPHPATEPVAREQVNPASARS; this is encoded by the coding sequence GTGGACGAACAGATTCGCATCCTCGTTTTCGACGACGACGCCACGGATGCCGAATTGATTCGACGCGCGCTTCGGCGGCACGATGCGGGGTTTCAGGTCGGCTGTGTATCCACAGAGCGGGAATATCTGGCCGCCCTGCGGGATTTTTCTCCGAGCGTCATACTTTCCGATTACAAGCTTCCTCTCTGCGGCGGCGCCTTTGCGCTGAAAATGGCCCGTGAAATGTGTCCGGAGGTGCCGTTCATTTTCGTCAGCGGCTTCGTTCAGGACGGCGTGGCCACGGAGCTGCTCCGGCGCGGCGCCCGGGCTTACACCTCCAAGAACGAACTGGACCAGCTCGGGCCAATCATCGACCGTGCCCTCGCGGAAGGCGCGCCCAAGCCCCATCCGGCAACGGAACCTGTCGCGCGCGAGCAGGTGAATCCGGCCAGCGCGCGAAGCTGA